In the Prosthecomicrobium sp. N25 genome, one interval contains:
- a CDS encoding RNA pyrophosphohydrolase: MTPEEFQALPYRPCVGIMLLNRNGLVWIGRRANEGLVEHTAPGHEWQMPQGGIDPGEDPVEAAKRELWEETNVRTATLIAEAPDWYAYDIPRTVVGERWRNKWRGQTQKWFAFRFEGEENEIDILNPPAGEREFAEWKWERMDRLPELIIPFKRPVYEKVVEAFRPLGA, translated from the coding sequence GTGACCCCGGAAGAGTTCCAAGCCCTGCCGTACCGTCCCTGCGTCGGAATCATGCTCCTCAACCGGAACGGGCTCGTCTGGATCGGTCGCCGCGCCAACGAGGGCCTCGTCGAGCACACCGCGCCCGGCCACGAGTGGCAGATGCCCCAGGGCGGCATCGACCCGGGCGAGGATCCGGTCGAGGCGGCGAAGCGGGAACTCTGGGAGGAGACCAACGTGCGCACCGCGACCCTGATCGCGGAGGCGCCGGACTGGTACGCCTACGACATCCCGCGCACGGTGGTCGGCGAGCGCTGGCGCAACAAGTGGCGCGGCCAGACCCAGAAGTGGTTCGCCTTTCGCTTCGAGGGCGAGGAGAACGAGATCGACATCCTGAACCCGCCGGCCGGCGAGCGCGAGTTCGCCGAATGGAAGTGGGAGCGGATGGATCGCCTGCCCGAGCTGATCATTCCTTTCAAGCGGCCCGTCTACGAGAAGGTGGTCGAGGCCTTTCGTCCTTTGGGAGCATGA